Genomic window (Ascochyta rabiei chromosome 13, complete sequence):
GGAAAGTGGCGTATGAGGTATGCGTGACGAGTGGGCAACAGGGATGAAGACAAGTATTAATATTTAGTCTGAAGTGTAAGCATTGCAATGGATAGCAGAATGAACATGCAGACGCCAGGGGGTCTGTCTAATCCCAGTGACCAGCAGTGACAACAGGTATCTTCATCTGGACATTATCGAGTCCCGCCGACTGAACGCCTAATTCAGCTTCACGTAGTTGCCTGGAGCCGTTAGCGCATGTGAGCCCTTGGCCAATGTGTAGGTACGTACCTGGGAACTGGCCTTGCTTGCCTCGGACTTTGCCAGTCCACCACTCGTTCTCGTTCTGCGTCCGTGTGATGATCTCGATGATGTCGCCGGTGAGGAAGCTGAGATCACCTTCTGATTGCGCTTCAAAGTCGAATAGGGCTGTACAGGTCTCGGCGGCAGGCATACCACTGAGACGTGATGGCTTGGGCttcggcggtggtggtgctgcgCCCTTTGCCTTTGCGGCAGAGCCCCACGAGCCTTGTGAGAGTGTTGGTGACTTGACGTCTGCCACGGCGCTTGATGGGCCGGCGCTGTATGGGGGTGGTGCCTCGGCGTCTTCGGATATCGATGCGCGGCCCGCCTTTGCCTCCAAAGCTTTCGTTGCGTACTTTGACTGTCCAGGCCGTCCTCCAGGCCCTGTGCGTCCGCCAGTTGTCTTGAACTTGACGACCGACAGTTTTTCCGCTTCCGCCTGCGTGTCTCCGCGCTTCTTCTCGTAGGCTGCCTCAATGTCCAACTCCAAGTCAAAGTAGCCAATGTCAAGCCGTTGCATGCGCTCGTGCAATGTGTAGAAGACGTTCAGCTGCATGTAGTAGAATGACTGGAACAGGGGCTGAATGAACTCGCGCTCCAGTGCGAACAGCTTGGGCAGCTCGTCCTTGAGGAGATCGTTGAAGTAGTTGTAATCCTGGGTGGCCTGCTCGACATCGTTTTCGGCGCGGTACATTGCCTTTTCATCTTTGAGGGTCTTGTCCTTTTTGTCTTGCAGCTTCTTGAGCGTGGTTCGGTGACGGTCGTAATCAAGCTGCTTGTGGTCGCGCTTGGCGCCCAGCTTCCGTACCGCTTTGATGATTTCGAGCAGCTGGTTTGCGGGCGAGATGACTCGTGATTCTATCATCTCGAGTTCAGGCTTCAGGGTTTCTTGTAGTTCCCGCACGACCAGCTCGTACTGCTCGCAGGCTTCGATGCCGGCCGTGTTTCCTTCGTCGTGGAACGAGGTGGGGTCCGACATTCGTCCGGAGATGGGCTTGTAGATTTCCGCCACGGCTTTGGAGAACTCAATCTGATGTGAGAGCATGCCTGTGGGCGTGTGGGTTAGAGGGGAGTGCAGGGGTGTATCTTTGGCTATGCGCACCGTTGATAGCTTCAAAGTACCTGGTGGATGTGAGCTCTCACGATGGCTGTAGCGGAGGTTCAGGTGATGGCCTACTTCTTGGACTCCTCATGCAGCTTCTTGGTTTCCTTCTCTAGCTCGGCAAAGCGACGCTCGGCATCAATGTAGATGGCATCCTTTGTGATCTCGCCCTACACGTGGTCCGGTTAGCGCATGGCTGGGCGCATCCGCGAGGGAGGGCGTGCTCCCGGGGTGGGGTCGTGTGCAGCGCATGCAGTGGAGGACGTACGATGTTGAAGCGCTGCTTGATGGTTTGTGGCGCCTAGCGAGAGCCGTCAGTGCTGTGTTGCGGCCTAGGTTGGGACGTGAGGAAGTTGGGCCGTACCCTAGTCACGCCTTTGGTCAAGCCCTTCCAGCTCATTGTGGGGTAGCACGGGGGGTTTGTCTTGGATTCGCAGTGCGGGCAGAGCGGATTCGCACGTCGGGAGCGTGCAGTCGCAAGGAAGGGCAGCGCGGAGAGGGGAGTGGGAGAGTGGGCGAGTGGGCGAGTGGGCGAGTGGGTGAGTGGGTGAGTGGGTGAGTGGGTGAGCGGGTGAGTTATGGCGCTGGTGGGTCTTGACTATGACGTCTAAGCCACACCATGTGGCATTGACCCTGCGCGGCCCGGGCGATGCAACGCTCCGACTGCCTCTTTGTCTCGCTGTGCGCTCTGTCTGAGGGCCGCCCGACCCGGAGCgcgaagcagcagc
Coding sequences:
- a CDS encoding BAR adaptor protein Hob1, whose protein sequence is MSWKGLTKGVTRAPQTIKQRFNIGEITKDAIYIDAERRFAELEKETKKLHEESKKYFEAINGMLSHQIEFSKAVAEIYKPISGRMSDPTSFHDEGNTAGIEACEQYELVVRELQETLKPELEMIESRVISPANQLLEIIKAVRKLGAKRDHKQLDYDRHRTTLKKLQDKKDKTLKDEKAMYRAENDVEQATQDYNYFNDLLKDELPKLFALEREFIQPLFQSFYYMQLNVFYTLHERMQRLDIGYFDLELDIEAAYEKKRGDTQAEAEKLSVVKFKTTGGRTGPGGRPGQSKYATKALEAKAGRASISEDAEAPPPYSAGPSSAVADVKSPTLSQGSWGSAAKAKGAAPPPPKPKPSRLSGMPAAETCTALFDFEAQSEGDLSFLTGDIIEIITRTQNENEWWTGKVRGKQGQFPGNYVKLN